In one Candidatus Nomurabacteria bacterium genomic region, the following are encoded:
- a CDS encoding glycosyltransferase family 4 protein yields the protein MNILITIQAVDLDDPLNGFFHEWLKEASHHFDAITVLALRVGRHDLPKNITIIPMRKAGSRSKLEAFWTLVRTSWQRRKMYDGVFVRTDAIYVLLCGWLWRLLAKPVVFWYAHYKPNKLLPFAEQIATVVVTSVPEAYPGRAMMAERLGQGIDESRFLVHEKTEHAMLRLLVLGRVQRIKGVKEIVSEFIREGAYGGKAQLTIVGPALDRDYEKEIEDLCVGRKDIRWIKGLSYDEIPSLLAEQDVLVNAYSGSLDKVIVESMMMGMIPVVATRGLCHTVPLEWRWMVAETPEERIRAIRKILSLASEERTRYAKRVRELAIRDHSMRGQIERLANLFTRYE from the coding sequence ATGAATATTTTGATTACGATACAAGCCGTTGATTTAGATGATCCATTAAACGGGTTTTTTCATGAATGGTTAAAAGAAGCTTCACATCATTTTGATGCAATAACGGTACTTGCCTTGCGCGTTGGTAGACATGATCTGCCAAAAAATATAACCATTATCCCGATGCGTAAAGCAGGCTCGAGGTCAAAGCTCGAAGCCTTTTGGACACTCGTACGTACATCATGGCAACGCAGAAAAATGTATGATGGTGTCTTTGTGCGTACGGACGCTATTTATGTTCTCTTATGTGGTTGGTTATGGAGACTTTTAGCAAAACCAGTTGTATTTTGGTATGCCCACTATAAGCCAAATAAGCTTTTGCCTTTTGCAGAACAGATAGCAACAGTCGTTGTAACATCGGTACCAGAAGCCTACCCAGGTCGAGCAATGATGGCAGAACGATTAGGTCAGGGGATCGATGAATCTCGTTTTTTGGTGCATGAAAAAACAGAACATGCGATGCTACGATTGCTTGTCTTAGGTCGCGTTCAGAGAATTAAGGGGGTAAAAGAAATAGTGAGTGAATTTATTCGCGAAGGCGCTTATGGTGGCAAAGCGCAATTAACTATTGTAGGTCCCGCTCTAGACAGAGACTACGAAAAAGAGATCGAAGATTTATGTGTTGGTAGAAAGGATATTCGTTGGATAAAGGGTTTGTCGTATGATGAGATTCCATCTTTGCTTGCTGAGCAAGACGTATTAGTAAATGCCTATTCTGGAAGTCTTGATAAGGTTATTGTGGAATCTATGATGATGGGGATGATTCCGGTCGTTGCAACACGTGGTCTTTGTCATACCGTGCCATTAGAGTGGCGCTGGATGGTGGCCGAAACACCAGAAGAGCGTATTCGTGCAATACGTAAGATTCTTTCTCTTGCCTCCGAAGAACGCACTCGATACGCTAAGCGTGTACGTGAGTTGGCTATTCGTGATCATTCGATGCGAGGTCAAATTGAGCGTCTTGCAAACCTCTTTACGAGATATGAATAA
- a CDS encoding class I SAM-dependent methyltransferase translates to MNNHIAELYQKHHAENERFGFTLFEKERSAWLLSQFPKKEGLRILDLGCRDATLMRHYAPFASTLVGVDIDASAIAEAQKRLPQAELFQMDLLGDWSELQGHQFDIIACSEVLEHVYYPQRVAEKVSSLLAPGGVFIGTIPNAFFLKHRLRYLFALREGTPISDPTHITQFNLKELRRVLSVISNTITISGYTRLPFRWLAKKMPSVFAFDLYFSVKKNQN, encoded by the coding sequence ATGAATAATCACATTGCGGAGCTCTACCAAAAACATCATGCAGAAAATGAGCGTTTTGGTTTTACTCTTTTTGAAAAAGAGCGTTCTGCATGGCTTTTATCTCAATTTCCAAAGAAAGAAGGTTTACGTATCCTAGACCTAGGATGTCGAGACGCTACCTTGATGCGGCATTATGCACCTTTTGCTTCTACCCTTGTTGGGGTTGATATTGACGCATCCGCAATAGCTGAGGCGCAAAAGCGTTTACCGCAAGCTGAGTTATTTCAAATGGATTTACTTGGTGATTGGAGTGAGTTACAAGGGCATCAATTTGATATTATCGCTTGTTCTGAGGTATTAGAACATGTTTATTATCCTCAACGTGTTGCAGAAAAGGTTTCAAGCTTATTAGCGCCAGGCGGTGTTTTTATTGGAACAATACCAAATGCGTTTTTCTTAAAGCATCGTTTGCGTTATTTATTTGCGTTACGTGAAGGTACGCCAATCTCTGATCCAACGCATATCACCCAATTCAACCTAAAAGAACTAAGACGAGTCTTATCTGTGATTTCAAACACAATAACGATTTCTGGTTATACAAGATTGCCTTTTCGTTGGCTTGCAAAAAAGATGCCCTCCGTATTTGCCTTTGATTTGTACTTTAGCGTAAAGAAGAATCAGAATTAA
- a CDS encoding glycosyltransferase family 4 protein, with translation MKILAIGLDRTLADPASVSAKRQIAYFRDWDCDMVVLSVGSSSISEIAPNIRVHLSGGSNKLIALMRGYKLAKNLAQQKHVQIVSGQDFLWTGLIAWRVARDVGAKLYVQDHSEFFVSRLKTIQERLFTPIARHIAKRADKIRTVSHRGVMATTKLGVHPKKVIEIPIATDVSAYAALQPAKQEAKTVLCVGRLEWQKGMDTLLIAWHKLIKIFPEARLHIVGTGKLQEALIAQSHVLELSDSVVFRGALPHIRDELEWASIVVQPSRFEGWGMAVIEAAAAAKPIVMTNVGCAGEVIIHDHSGIVIPTNNSEALAKAIGFLFQHPEVATRLGREAQKNALALPTPEQMTQSIRDSFESML, from the coding sequence ATGAAGATACTTGCCATTGGATTAGATAGAACGCTTGCTGACCCCGCTTCGGTGTCAGCTAAGCGACAAATCGCTTATTTTCGTGATTGGGATTGTGATATGGTTGTGTTATCGGTTGGATCGTCATCAATAAGTGAAATTGCGCCAAATATTCGTGTCCATCTATCGGGTGGATCAAATAAGCTCATAGCGTTGATGCGTGGTTATAAGCTTGCAAAAAATTTAGCCCAACAAAAACATGTGCAGATTGTTTCAGGACAGGACTTTTTGTGGACGGGGTTGATCGCTTGGCGCGTTGCTCGTGATGTGGGCGCAAAACTCTATGTGCAAGATCATAGCGAGTTTTTTGTATCACGTTTAAAAACCATTCAAGAACGTTTGTTTACGCCAATTGCTCGTCATATCGCAAAACGCGCTGATAAAATCAGAACAGTAAGTCATAGGGGGGTGATGGCTACCACAAAGTTAGGCGTGCATCCAAAAAAAGTCATAGAGATCCCTATCGCGACGGATGTTTCAGCGTATGCAGCTCTTCAACCAGCGAAACAAGAGGCAAAAACCGTTTTGTGCGTAGGACGTTTAGAGTGGCAAAAAGGTATGGATACGTTGTTGATAGCTTGGCACAAGCTGATTAAAATTTTTCCAGAAGCTCGGTTGCATATTGTCGGCACAGGCAAATTGCAAGAAGCGCTTATTGCTCAGTCTCATGTTCTTGAATTAAGTGACTCGGTGGTTTTTAGGGGTGCTTTGCCTCATATCCGCGATGAGTTGGAATGGGCGTCTATAGTAGTACAACCGTCACGATTTGAAGGCTGGGGTATGGCTGTTATCGAAGCTGCGGCTGCCGCAAAACCAATTGTGATGACGAATGTTGGTTGTGCGGGAGAGGTTATTATTCATGATCATTCTGGGATAGTCATTCCTACCAATAATTCGGAGGCTCTCGCAAAGGCGATAGGTTTTCTTTTTCAGCATCCAGAAGTTGCTACACGTTTAGGTCGAGAAGCGCAAAAAAATGCTCTCGCATTACCAACACCAGAACAAATGACTCAGTCTATCCGTGACTCTTTTGAATCAATGCTATGA